One region of Chlorobiota bacterium genomic DNA includes:
- a CDS encoding tetratricopeptide repeat protein → MENSKRACSVCGAVNLASAVACSTCGEPLPAHTGAAAAPEAATPQQVSQLAIPDSPRQRSMSLGYMMAAIAAIGMTFVLYVVSAPVEKPAPGAPATQGGNGAGNQEELPAGHPPTAQAASPELLKLIDSLITVTKQSPNNTKAWLMLANAQYDAKLFSDAVPNYRTYLKTDPKNPDVRTDMATAMFELGLVDDAIAELQRVTKEFRDHVNASYNLAMFYISKRDRDSTRLWLQEVITTAPSSPQAERAKQILEMLKTAHPGPGQPAQPQDASR, encoded by the coding sequence ATGGAGAATAGCAAACGCGCCTGTTCGGTTTGCGGGGCCGTCAATCTGGCATCGGCGGTGGCGTGCTCAACCTGTGGCGAGCCATTGCCAGCCCACACCGGAGCCGCAGCAGCCCCGGAAGCAGCAACGCCGCAGCAGGTTTCGCAGCTAGCAATCCCCGATTCCCCACGCCAGCGTTCGATGAGCTTGGGCTACATGATGGCCGCAATCGCTGCCATTGGAATGACCTTCGTCCTCTATGTGGTTTCGGCTCCGGTTGAGAAACCCGCACCCGGGGCACCAGCAACGCAAGGGGGAAACGGTGCGGGGAATCAAGAAGAGCTTCCGGCGGGGCATCCGCCAACCGCGCAAGCGGCATCGCCAGAGTTGTTGAAGCTGATTGACTCCTTGATAACCGTCACCAAGCAAAGCCCGAACAATACCAAAGCATGGCTGATGCTTGCCAACGCCCAGTACGATGCCAAGCTCTTCAGCGATGCGGTTCCGAACTACCGCACCTATCTGAAAACCGATCCCAAAAACCCCGATGTCCGCACCGACATGGCAACGGCGATGTTCGAGCTGGGCTTGGTGGACGACGCAATTGCCGAGCTTCAGCGGGTGACGAAGGAGTTCCGCGATCACGTCAACGCTTCGTACAACCTTGCCATGTTTTACATCAGCAAGCGGGACCGCGACAGCACGCGGTTGTGGTTGCAGGAGGTTATCACCACCGCGCCAAGCTCCCCACAAGCCGAGCGTGCCAAGCAGATTTTGGAGATGCTGAAAACCGCCCACCCCGGCCCCGGGCAGCCCGCGCAGCCACAGGATGCCAGCAGGTAG